From the Gossypium hirsutum isolate 1008001.06 chromosome A02, Gossypium_hirsutum_v2.1, whole genome shotgun sequence genome, the window CGGCATCATTGATCGCGTTAATGAAggagtttaattaattattttgattaacgGAAGAGACTTAATTGAATACGAATTTAATATAaaagcttaattgattttttttttacattttttaaagaatttttttgatTTGGAAAGGAACACAAATATGAAATACCATTTGAATTACCAATCAGATTACTCTTCTTCCCAACAAACAACGTACGTTAATGCAGCTTTGTTGGatgattaattttctttttattatattatatatgttgaaACCCTCTAAATTCCCAGTCATGgggatttaattagtttttatttaagctTACGGGGAACAATATCCACACGAAACATGgttgtaaaatattatatatcTTTATTTGACCACTTCAACACTAATCTTAAGCAACAAGTCAAAGCCAACTAGATTTAATTATCAATACCCAAAGcctaattaaaattaagattataTAACTAACCAACTTTTATAATAAAGATAATCATAATTGCACATTTGTGCTATTTATCTTTGGGACCATATTGAATTGTATGGCAATCATTTTCCCTTATTGTAGTGatagaaaagaaatttaataaaaatatataaactaaaccTCAATTTTGATACAAgtaaataataaacattaatcTTATTACCTTgtcttttaatctttaatttataattaaataaactcTTAATATTAACCaaagttttatttaaaataagagcttacttaaatataaataaaacacataaaagCTTAGCCAATTCCAATAGATATTAGATTTTTTATGTAATGGTCATTAAGAAATAAGTGTAGCCTATCTTCTTCAACTATAACACTTTTTTTTAATTggatattaattaatttttggctgacgtttctatttttcaaaaaaaattccaaGTAATACAAGTTGGCTTCAGATTAATCtgatatattcataataaaattacagtaacataatttaattattttatatattttcatccataatatttttttttgctaaaatatgtTGGGTATTTTCAAAGAAGAACCTACAAGATAGGGGcaaagccaaaaaaaatttttggggcccggaataaattatatatttttatgagttAAAATGACATAAAGATGACATAGTTGAGAGTGACAATTATGAAgccaaaatataaattataaaatgaagataaaaattaaaaataataataaatatttgtataaatCACATTGCTTTAGTCCAACGttaaaaccaaaaaagaaatttttttattcttactTTTTTATAAATCTatctatatatttaatttaatttcagtaTGATATATGCAAACTTCTTGGAAGATGGATTACATAAAACTGAAAATGCAAAACGAAAGGCTATAAAAGCTAAAACGACATTGCCTCTTATAGAACTACAAGTTGATGCATTATTACTTGGCTGAGACTATGATATTCATCAACCAATTAAGGATGTTGGATGGGGTGGTTTTCAGGATATTTGGTGGTCAGATCATTCAAGTTAAATAGTTTGGAGTTTGAGGTTGGGATTAAGATTCATGGCTCTATACGGATTACATTTCATGAGAGAAATGGGGAAATTGATCTACAAAGAAaccttcatcaaaattctctaACCTTCGAATTAATTCATCATCACTCAACAATAAGTCCGGGCTCAGAATTTTACCCCCTTCTTCTTCACCATGTAATTGAACCTCCATTTTCATCCTCTCTTGTTTCACAGTCTCACCTTCTGCATGAGCTTCAATACTTTTAGCTGCCGTTAACGGTTTGCTTCTAGTACTTCCGGCGAGCGAACTCCGCCGAGTCGGATGGCCATGACAGTGCTCAGCCGTGTAGGAAATAATAAAAACACGAGGATCCGAAGAGCTACGCTCCACTTGTTTCCTTGCCAAACACCCTTTTGAGCTACTACACCTATAATAGCTCCTGTTTTTAAAAACCAAAACAAGCTTGTTACGAGTTGGAGTCTCATCAACAATCTTATTTAGTTGGAGTTTTTACCTTGGAAATGGTGAACCTTTGATGGGTTTTTGCCCATATTTTCTCCAAGCCCATACATCCGACGGAAGATCATCTGCAGTTACATGCTCTACCACTCTATTCTGCTGATTCTTCCTGCTGAAAACAGATATAtgattaattgttttaattcaatatatacatatacatatgaaaTAAACTTAGGGTTTCTATAAGTATAAATTTAGGAACCTGAATCTTCTAGGTTTGGGTGAAGCAGAAATATCAGATTGAGAAACAGTAAAAGATTGCTTCTTTTTCCGTTTCTCTGCTGGTTCATCAACATGTAAAGGGACTGGTATTGAACTTGTAATGATTGTTTGAGTGGAAAATGGATTCAAATCAGGGTAAAAAGGCTTGTAAAGTTGCTCCAACTCATCTAAAACTTTAGGGTTTGTTTCAAAAATTCCAGGGAAACGCACAAAATCTTCATCTTGTTGAAAACTCCAAGGACC encodes:
- the LOC107952126 gene encoding probable WRKY transcription factor 29, giving the protein MENWDLQAVVGGNSSNDHPTENPEFSFGPWSFQQDEDFVRFPGIFETNPKVLDELEQLYKPFYPDLNPFSTQTIITSSIPVPLHVDEPAEKRKKKQSFTVSQSDISASPKPRRFSRKNQQNRVVEHVTADDLPSDVWAWRKYGQKPIKGSPFPRSYYRCSSSKGCLARKQVERSSSDPRVFIISYTAEHCHGHPTRRSSLAGSTRSKPLTAAKSIEAHAEGETVKQERMKMEVQLHGEEEGGKILSPDLLLSDDELIRRLENFDEGFFVDQFPHFSHEM